AGGTAGAGAACCTTTTCCCAGGTCTTGCCGCCGTCGCGCGTGCGGAAGATGCCGCGCTCGGCGTTGGCGCCGTAGGCGTGGCCCAGCGCCGCGACGTAGGCGATGTCCGGATCGTTGGGATGAACGATCACCGTGCCGATGTGCTGGCTGTCCTTGAGGCCAACGTTGGCCCAGGTCTTGCCGGCGTCGGTGGATTTGTAGACCCCGTCGCCGAAGGAGATATTGCCGCGGATGCAGGCTTCGCCGGTGCCGGCGTAAATCACATTGGGGTCGGAGGGGGCCACGGCGATGCTGCCGATGGACGAGACGCTCTGCTTATCAAAGAGCGGATCCCAGGTGTTGCCGCCGTCCGTGGTCTTCCAGACGCCGCCGGCCACCGCGCCGAAATAATAGGTGTTCGGCTGGCCGGGCACACCCGTCACGGCGAGCGCGCGGCCGCCGCGGAAGGGCCCTATGAGCCGCCACTTCATGCCCGCAAGGGCTTTGGGCTCGATCTGCTGCGCGCCGGCGGCGAACGCGGCGGCAAGAATCAGACAGCAAGCGAAAAGAACGGATAGCACGAACAGGCGAGACGTTTTCACAAACACCCCCGGCAGAGAAACCCCAAACGCGCATGCTACAGCGGCAGCGCGGCAAACGAAAGGGATTTTTCCAATTCCTGCGCCGCAAGAGGTGCGATAGGATGGCGCACCAATGGGATCCGGCAAGCGATACGACGTCGCGGTGATCGGCGCAGGAGTGTTCGGCGCGTGGACGGCGTGGCATCTGGCGCGGCGCGGCCGGCGCGTGCTGCTGCTGGAGGCCTACGGCCCGGCGCACACACGCGCCAGCTCCGGCGGCGAATCGCGCATCATCCGCATGGGCTATGGCCCGGACGAACTGTACACGCGCTGGTCGCTGCGCTCGCTGGCGCAGTGGAAAGAGTTTTTCGCAGCGACCCAGCAGCCGCTGTTCCAGGAGTCCGGCGTGCTGTGGCTGGCCGGCGAAGACACCGCCTATCTGCTGCAGACCGAAGAGACGCTGCGGCGCTGCGGGGTGCCGATCGAACACTTGGACTGCGCGGCACTGGAACGGCGCTACCCGCAGATAGCATTCGACAATGTGGGCGCGGGATTTCTCGAGCCGCAGAGCGGGCTGCTGCTGGCGCGGCGGGCGGTCGCGGCGGTGGTCGCGGACGCGGTGAAGCGCGGCGCGGAGTACCGGCTGGCGGCCGTGGAAACGCCGCGCGGTGCGGGGCGCCTGGACGTCATCGAGGCCTTCAGCGGCGAGCATTTTTCGGCCGGCGCCTATATCTTCGCCTGCGGCCCGTGGCTCGGCAAACTCTTTCCGGAAATTCTCGGCCCGCGCATCTTTCCCAGCCGCCAGGAAGTCTTTTTCTTCGGCGTTCCGGCGGGCGACGCGCGCTTTGCCGTGCCGGCCATGCCCACGTGGCTCTTCCAGGCCGACGAGGTCTACGGCATGCCGGACCTCGAGAGCCGCGGATTCAAGATCGCGCTGGACCATCACGGCGAGCGCGTGGACCCGGACACGCAGTCGCGCATGGTCACGCCCGAAGTGGCCGACTGGGTGCGCGGCTACGTGGCGCGGCGCTTCCCGGCCCTGGCCGGCGCGCCGATCATCGAGACGCGCGTCTGCCAGTACGAAAACACGTCCAACGGCGATTTCCTGATCGACCGTCACCCGGAGCTGGACAATGTATGGTTCGCCGGCGGCGGCTCGGGCCACGGCTTCAAACACGGCCCGGCGCTCGGCGAATATGTCGCGGCGCAGCTCGAAGGCAGCGCCAAGCCCGAGCCCCGTTTCTCCCTGGCCACCAAGCGCACCGTCCAGCACCGCTCTGTCCACTAAGACAAGTGCCCCTGCAAGTCTTTAGGCGTTTTCTCTGCTTGGGACACTTTGACGGTCAAGGCGGTGTCTAATTGGATGTGAGTGGTCGCAACCCACAGCAACCACGGTCAGCATTTTGCCTTGTTCTGCGGACGTTGATGATCTCTTGCCTCGTGGGCGTTGTCTTGACCCTTTCCTATCTTGCGATCTACAGCTTCAGCCTCCAGCGCAACGCTCGCGCCCTTCTCCGGGACATGCGAACCATTACCGTGGGCAAGAGCACAGGCGAAGAGGCCGTCCAAATCGCCAGGAAATGGCGCGGAATGATTTACATAGAGAAAGAAACCGCTGGCGCGTCATCCCTTGAGAACCCCGCTCATTATGAAGAAGCCCCGTTGAGCAATTGCATCGCGGATGACTGCAACCTCACGTTATATGTCCAGAACAAGTGGTCCCAGTGGCACTTCTCTTACTTGGACCAGCGTCCGATGCTTCGTCGCTGGCTGCCCCTCAAGGGCATGGTCGCCTCACTCAAGGTCAGAAAAGGAATTGTTACGGAAGAGTATGTAACCCTTGGTCTCGAGGAAGAAGAGCTCTCATACGAGGCGGACACGCAGATCAGCAGCGATCCGTCAATTCGCTCCACTTGGAACATCACACACCATACAGCCCACAATTCAGGCAGATCTGGCGGCACCCGGATGACAGATCACATCCGCGTACAGGCCACGCCTCTTGCGACTCCGGAACAACTTGCCATGGCCCTCGATTTTGATCTTCGCTGCATGCGTCTGGGCGTTCACTGCACCGAATGCCAGTTGCTGCCCAAGATTTGTGAGTACGAAAAGCATGGGGACTGGTATTACTTCACCATGCCGCCGGATCTGTTTGTGGCCTTTCAAAAGGCGGTAAACAGCCTGCCCCTCGGAATCACAAGCAAGGCTTTGCATACAAGGATCGGAGATGAGAACCCATTCAGAAATTCCGCGGCTCGGATAGACGATGGCAGCCGCCATAGGGGCGGTATCCTGCCTTTCGATTTCCCCGACTCTACGGTATTTGCGGACCTGGAACCTGCTCGTTTGACGTACTACCTGAAGAAATGGCGCGAAATCCGCCAGGAACCCCTCCGCGACCGCCGCGTCACCTTTGTCTTCGACAAAAATGACCGGCTCGCACAGATCGAATCCCACGCCGAAGGAATCCCCAGTCGCCCCTAACGCCGGCCTTCCCCGCTCCCCCGCCGCCTCTTCCGCAATCCCAAGTACCACCGCAAACCATTCGAAACTAGTACCACTCAGTAATAAGTATAGACACGCCATCAACGCCATGCTACCCTGCGCCATGTCGCTCGCACCTCACCCCCGCCAACTCTCCCCTCGCCGCCCACCCCCTCTCCTTACCTCGTTACCTCATTACCTCTTTTCCTCCCCTCGCTTTATCTCCTGCATTCTCAATAACCTGCGCACTCTTTCGCCCCACGGCCACCACGCAACTCCTTTGCAATCAAGCACAACCGCACTCTTTCTGTCGCAACGGCGCCGGTACACTCCCTCCCCCTCCGCCCCCCTCACAATGAGACAAAAAAATGCAGCATCCATCCCCATCGGCATGCTCTCCTCTGTCACGACTCTGCAAACCGTGAAACTTCCCCCCGGCTTATGCGTCTTTACCAAAAGGGTGCTATTTTTGTGTCTCCAGGTCCCGCCCGAATCACCGGCCATACCCGATCGTCCGTTCGTGGAGGAAACATGTACGTTCTGAAAGACAATCTTCTCCGTGGCTTCGCGGCCTTCGCCGCGTTCTTGATTTTCCTGCCCTCTCTGGCCCCGCCGGCCGCGGCCGCCCCGCCTGCCCCACCTGCCCCACCTGCCAAAGACGAGTTCCGCGTTCCGGTCGAGTATTTCAAGCTCCCCAACGGCCTGCGCGTGGTGCTCTCCCCGGACCACACCGCTCCTACCGTCTGCGTCGCCGTCTATTACCGCATCGGATTCCGCATCGAGCCGAAAGACCGCACCGGCTTCGCGCACC
This is a stretch of genomic DNA from Terriglobia bacterium. It encodes these proteins:
- the solA gene encoding N-methyl-L-tryptophan oxidase — its product is MGSGKRYDVAVIGAGVFGAWTAWHLARRGRRVLLLEAYGPAHTRASSGGESRIIRMGYGPDELYTRWSLRSLAQWKEFFAATQQPLFQESGVLWLAGEDTAYLLQTEETLRRCGVPIEHLDCAALERRYPQIAFDNVGAGFLEPQSGLLLARRAVAAVVADAVKRGAEYRLAAVETPRGAGRLDVIEAFSGEHFSAGAYIFACGPWLGKLFPEILGPRIFPSRQEVFFFGVPAGDARFAVPAMPTWLFQADEVYGMPDLESRGFKIALDHHGERVDPDTQSRMVTPEVADWVRGYVARRFPALAGAPIIETRVCQYENTSNGDFLIDRHPELDNVWFAGGGSGHGFKHGPALGEYVAAQLEGSAKPEPRFSLATKRTVQHRSVH